Part of the Phycisphaerales bacterium genome, GAGCAGTTCGATCCCAAGTACTTTCCCGAAGAAATCCTGATCGACGAGGGCACGATGGGACCGCACACCGAGCCGTACTCGACGTATCCTGCGCTGCGTCCTACCGATCCCGACGAGCCGACTGATCCGGAGCAGCCCAAGTGAGCAGAGTCGCCCGCGTTGCCCTCGTTTCGTGCATCGTTGCGACGATCGTGCTGGCAGCGGGCGCTGGTTCGGGCTGCGTGAGCGACGGCCCGCCGATCAAGAAGTTCGCCCCGCCGCCCGACGACGTGATGCCCCGTCGCATCATCGTCATGAAGCGCGGCGAGTTCGATCAGGACCTGGACAGCTACATCGACGGCGTCCTGGTTGAGGCCTACCTCCTCAACAACGACCGCACGGGTGAGGGTGCCGACCAGCCATTCCTGCGCGACGGAACCCTGAAGTTCAGGCTGTTCGACGCCGACGGCACGCTGTTCTGCGAGGGCGAGTTCTCGCCTGCGGTCATGGCGCGATCCGAATCGGATGCCCTGCTGGGCCCGGGGTACGCGCTTCAGATCATGTTCGGCCCCCGTGGCTACGACGACGTGCGAGATCGGATGGCGGCCCGGATGGACTTCGAGTTCACGCCCTCGGCCGCACCCGAACAAAAAGCGTTCGGCTCGACACAGGTCCGCTTGGGCCCCATGTTCTAGCCGAGGTGCTTTCCGATCGTCGAGCCTCGGCGAGCTTAAGCCCTTAGCGCAATCTTCACGTGTTCTTCGGTTGCCGTGAATGCCCCGATCTGGGGGCCCTGCTTCCATTTGGCTCGAAACACAAGCCGCCCCGAACGCTGCGGGCGAAGGAGATTCCAGCATGGCAACGACGTTTCGCAAATGGACCGTGGGCTTGACCGCCGTGGCTGGCGCTTCGGTGCTCATGGCCGCCGGCCCCGAGATCGACAGCCAGCTGCCCACCTATCGCCCCGTGAGCGGCGTGTCGGGCAACATCAAGAGCATCGGTTCGGACACCATGAACAACCTCATGACCCTCTGGGGCGAGGAATTCAAGGCGTTCTACCCGGCCGTGCAGATCGAGGTCGAGGGCAAGGGCAGCTCGACCGCGCCCCCCGCGCTCATGGAGGGCCAAGCCCAGTTCGGCCCGATGAGCCGCGCCATGAAGTCGTCCGAGGTCGACGAGTTCGAGAAGCGCTTCGGCTACAAGCCCGTCGCGCTCCGCACCGCCATCGACGCCCTGGCCGTGTTCGTGCACAAGGACTGCCCGCTGGACGAGATCTCGATCCAGCAGCTCACTGACGTCTTCTCGGTCTCGGGTGAGAACATGACCTGGGGCGACCTGGGCGTGACCGACCGCAGTTGGGCCAACCGCCCGATCAGCCTGTACGGCCGCAACTCGGCCTCGGGCACCTACGGCTACTTCAAGAAGGTCGCCCTGCAGGGCAACGACTACAAGAACACCGTCAAGGAGCAGCCCGGCTCGTCGGCCGTGGTCCAGGGCATTGCCACGGATCGCTTTGCCATGGGCTACTCGGGCGTGGGCTACGCCACTGCGGGCGTCAAGATGCTCGAAGTCTCGCTCGACGGCGGCGAGGCCTTTGCCCCGGTCGCCGAGTTCGCCAACTCGGGCGAGTACCCGCTGGCCCGCTTCCTGTACCTCTACGTGAACGCCGACCCGGTGAAGGGCATCGATGACCCGATCCGCGCCGAGTTCATCAAGCTCATCTTCAGCAAGCAGGGCCAGGAAGTCGTCCTCAAGGACGGCTACTTCCCCGTGTCGGCCAACGTGGCCCGCGCGGACCTCAAGGCCTGCAAGCTCAACCCCAACTTCTGATCGACGATTGACCCCTACCGGTTGATCCGAGAACCCGATGCCCCAAGCCTTCGCGGGTTTGCGAGGCATCTTTCTCTTTTCTGAATCCGTCCGCTGTCGCCGTCCGCCGAGCACCGAATGCCAGCGAGCAAGAGCCCAAGGCCCAAGAGAAGCGCGCATTCGGGCAACCGCCCGGTCCGCCGCCGCGTGGTCTTGATGGACCAGATCTCGGGCTACGTCATCCACACGGGTGGCGCGTTGGTGCTCGTTGCGGTCCTGGGCATCTGCGTCTACCTCGCCTACGTCGTCATCCCGCTGTTCTCACGCGGCGAGATCGGCGAGCGGCTCAGCAGCGACACGCCCATGAAGGCCGGCGTGCCCGTGATCGATCCCTACGGCCGGGGCGCCGCGTTCGTGTCGAAGGAGGGCGGCATCCAGCCCTTTGCGCTCGCGACCGGCGAGCCGCTGGCCGAGCCGCTCTCGCTCTCGCCCGATCAGACGCCCTCGGCGCTCTCGGTCGTGCGCAACGGCGAGCTCGTCGCCGCGGGCTACGCCGACGGCACGGTCCGACTGGGAAGCATTACCTTCGACGAGCAGATCCTCGTCACCCAGCCGCCAAGCCCCGACCAGACCTTCTGGGCCGCCGACGGCGCGCTCTACGAGATGGTCACGCCCGAGCGGGCGCGGCGGTCACAGGTGCAGATCGAGCTGGGGGACCCCGTCGAGCTGAGCGAGGGCGAGGGCGGCGTCGTTCGCATCGACTACAACGTCGACCCCACGGGCCGCACGGTGCTACTCGTCGCCCGGGCCGACGGCACCGTGCTGGTCAACACCGTGCGGACCATCCGGCCCCTCGGCGGCGGCCCGCCCCGCACGCGGCTGCGCTCGACGTCGTTCGAGATGGATCCCGACTCGTTCGAGCGATGGCTGTTCGTGACGTCCGATGCCGACCACGCGCTGTGCGTCGGCGAGGACGGCGAGGTCCGCCGATTCAGCAGAACGGACGATGGGTTCGAGCTCGCCGAGACGATCGTCGCGGTCAACGACGGCCAGCGCGTGACCGCGGCCACGATGATCCTGGGCGGCCGGACGCTCTTGCTGGGCGACGACGCCGGCACGATCTACGCGTGGCACGTCGCGACGGGCGAGCTCGCCGGCGTCGCCGGCGTGCAGCAACTCGTCATGGCGCACGAGTTCGCCGGTTCGGACGCGCCCATCGTCGACATCGCCCCGAGCCAGCGTGACCGCTCGATCGTGATCCTGGGCAGCAACGGCAACGTCCGCGTCCGCCACGTGACGAGCGAGAAGATCGTCGCCGACTTCGAGACGGGCCTCGAGAACCCGATCCACGCGCGGCTCGCGCCCAAGAACGATGGCGTCTTCGTGCTCGACGCGTCGGGGCTGGGCGTCATGCGGGCCCTCGAGCCGGGCTACCCGGAGTTCTCCTTCAAGGCCCTGTTTGGCAAGGTGCACTACGAGGGCCAGTACGAGCCGGAGTTCGTCTACCAGTCGTCTTCGGGCGACGATGCCGCGGAGATCAAGCTCAGCATCATGCCGCTGATCTTCGGTTCGCTCAAGGCAACCATCTTCGCGATGCTGTTCGCCGTGCCGATGGGCGTGCTGGCGGCGGTGTATACGAGCGAGTTCCTCAGCCCGAACGTGCGGAAGGTCGTCAAGCCCGGCGTCGAGATGATGGCCTCGCTTCCGTCGGTGGTGCTGGGCTTCGTCGCGGCGATCGTGGTGGCGCCGTACGTGCGAGACGTGCTGCCCAGCGTGCTGGTGGGCTTCGCCACGGTGCCGATCGCCGTGCTGCTCATGGCCCACCTGTGGCAGATGCTGCCGACGTACTGGCGCAAGCGCCTGAGCGCCTGGCAGCACATGGTGCTCATCCTGCTCACGTGCGGCGTCGGCGCGCTCGTCGCGTTCGGCATCGGGCCGACGATGG contains:
- a CDS encoding PstS family phosphate ABC transporter substrate-binding protein, with the protein product MATTFRKWTVGLTAVAGASVLMAAGPEIDSQLPTYRPVSGVSGNIKSIGSDTMNNLMTLWGEEFKAFYPAVQIEVEGKGSSTAPPALMEGQAQFGPMSRAMKSSEVDEFEKRFGYKPVALRTAIDALAVFVHKDCPLDEISIQQLTDVFSVSGENMTWGDLGVTDRSWANRPISLYGRNSASGTYGYFKKVALQGNDYKNTVKEQPGSSAVVQGIATDRFAMGYSGVGYATAGVKMLEVSLDGGEAFAPVAEFANSGEYPLARFLYLYVNADPVKGIDDPIRAEFIKLIFSKQGQEVVLKDGYFPVSANVARADLKACKLNPNF
- a CDS encoding ABC transporter permease subunit — encoded protein: MDQISGYVIHTGGALVLVAVLGICVYLAYVVIPLFSRGEIGERLSSDTPMKAGVPVIDPYGRGAAFVSKEGGIQPFALATGEPLAEPLSLSPDQTPSALSVVRNGELVAAGYADGTVRLGSITFDEQILVTQPPSPDQTFWAADGALYEMVTPERARRSQVQIELGDPVELSEGEGGVVRIDYNVDPTGRTVLLVARADGTVLVNTVRTIRPLGGGPPRTRLRSTSFEMDPDSFERWLFVTSDADHALCVGEDGEVRRFSRTDDGFELAETIVAVNDGQRVTAATMILGGRTLLLGDDAGTIYAWHVATGELAGVAGVQQLVMAHEFAGSDAPIVDIAPSQRDRSIVILGSNGNVRVRHVTSEKIVADFETGLENPIHARLAPKNDGVFVLDASGLGVMRALEPGYPEFSFKALFGKVHYEGQYEPEFVYQSSSGDDAAEIKLSIMPLIFGSLKATIFAMLFAVPMGVLAAVYTSEFLSPNVRKVVKPGVEMMASLPSVVLGFVAAIVVAPYVRDVLPSVLVGFATVPIAVLLMAHLWQMLPTYWRKRLSAWQHMVLILLTCGVGALVAFGIGPTMERLLFAPPEGVAQGVPVDIRRWLSSEYGQAWPGWFVVMIAPVAITLAVLQSMFLGRRLDRAVAGKSDLSIANIMLGRFFAMLGLTIVLALGLAHLLQALGFDPRDSIFGPFSPRNTLVVSMIMGFAVIPIIYTISEDSLQAVPDSLRTASLGAGATPWQTAMRIVIPVAGSGIFSACMIGFGRAAGETMIVLMATGNTPEMSWNVFGGFRTLSANIAVELPEAPMGSTHYRVLFLCGFVLFLMTFAVNTAAEVVRQIVRGRTAGL